CCGGTGCGGAAGTGCAGGCGCTTTTCGGAGATGTTCAGTTCCACCTCGTCGGTGCCCAGCCACTTCTTCAGTTCGCCCAGGTACTTCTTCTGGATCAGGATGCCTTCGGGCGGCAGCATGGCCATGAGCTCGTCATGGGTGAAGCGCAGCATGGCGAACTGGTGGCCGTTCAGGCCGCAGGCCTCGATGGCGTTCTGCGCGCCGGGCTTCAGGGACAGGCAGGCGATGGCTTCCACCGCGTCCTCGTCGCTGATGCAGAAGGCGATGCGGTCGATGAGTTCCTGCAGGTAGTCGCCGGACCACATCACCGAGCCGTCGGCGGGGAATTCCGAGAAGTTCTGGAACCACACCGAGTCGTTGACCGGCAGCTTGTACTTGCGGCGGCCCTGTTCGATGAGCAGGTTGCCGCTTTCGCCATCCAGCTTGAGGGTGATCTGGCCGCCGGGCAGCTTGCGGAGCAGGTCCACGAAGGCGCGGCCCTGCACGCCCGCCAGGCCGGGCTGTTCGATCTCTGCGGCGTAGGCGCCCCGGAACTCGATGTTCGAGTCGGTGGCCAGCACGCTGAGCGAACCGTTCTCGGCCTTCAGCCAGATGGAACGCAGGTAGGCCGCGCCCGTCTTGGCGGGGATGATGCTGGCGGCCTTCTGCAGGCCTTCGATGACATCTTCCTTCTGGATTCTCAGAAACATATCTGGATCTCCTGTTGTAGTAGCAGGGCCTGTGTCCAGGTGCGCAACTGTTTTAACATGTGGAAATGAATTGGAATTTCCGCGAACATCACAATGCACCGCGTGGGAACCGAAGGAACAGCCGAAAGGGGGTGGGCGCTTATTCGGCCCGAGTTAGGCACTTTCTTTTGAGGTCGGTCACCAAAAGTTGCATATCTTTGTCACTCTGCTGTAATTGCTTGATTTTTCGTACCGCGTACATGGCCGTGGAGTGGTCCTTGCCGCCGAATACCCGGCCCAGGGCCGGAAAGGAACTGCCCAGCAGTTCGCGGCACAGGAACATGGCCACCTGGCGGGCCTGCACGATGTGCTGCTGGCGCTTGTCGCCCACGATGTCCCGCGCCGGGATGCCGAACTGTTCCGCCGTGGCGGCGATGACCGCCTCCGGGGTCAGGCTGTTGCCCTTGCCGCTGTCGGTGTGCCGCAGGATCTGCTCCAGCTCGCGGTCCTGGATGTCGCGGTTGACCAACTGGCGGTAGGCGCCAACCTTGACCAGGATGCCTTGCAGGTGGCGGAATTCGCGGAACCGCTGGGCCAGGGTGAGGGCGTGTTCCTTGGAAAGCTGGATGTTGCGCGAACGGCTTTGGTGCTGGATGAACTTCAGCCGCACGTCAAGGTCGGGTTCGCGCAGTTCGACGATCAGCCCCCATTCCAGGCGCGAGCGCAGCTTGGGCGACAGGAAGTCCAGGTCGGCCAGCTTGCCGGAACAGGCAAAGACCATCTGCTTGCCGTGGTCGTGAAAGTGGTCGAAGGCAAAGGTCAGCTCGTCCTGCAGAAAGGGCTGGTCGCGCAGGCGTTGCAGGTCGTCCACCACCAGCACCTCGTGGGCGCACAGGCGGCTGCGGGCCTGCTGGCGTTCCTGCGCAGCACCGGCCCCGGTGGCCGAAAGGCCTTCGAAGCGGGTGCCCAGTTCGTCCACCGGGCCGCAGAATATGGCGTTTTCATCGCGCGACCGGCTCAGTTCGTTGGCGATGGCGCGAAGAAGGTGCGTCTTGCCGTTGCCGTTGCCGCCGCAGACCACGAAGGGGTTGTACACCCTGTCGTGCGGGTCGCGGCCGTCGCGGGCCACTTCCTTGGCCGAGGCCACGGGAAACTGGTTCTTGCGGTTGCTGAGAAAGGTGTCGAAGGTGAACCGCGCGCCAAAGGGGTAGTCCAGCTGGCGGGCCGTCTTGGGGGCCGGTGCCGCCTGGGGCGAGCCGCCGTTGCCCGAGGAGTAGCGCAGCACGTAGCCGTCGCCCAGAAATTCGCGCAGCCGCGATTCAAAGGTCACCTGCGCCGTGGCCGAAAACCACTGGGCAAAGAACGAATGCGGAAACTGGACCTCCAGCCGCTTGTCGTTGGTGCTCAGGGTGATGGCCAGCGGGTCGTACCACTGGCGCAGATCCTGCTCCTGGCAGGTCTGCTGAAGGTGTTGGCGCAGGGCTTTTTTCAGCACGGGCGGTGGATTGGTCCTGTGTGAACCCGGCCTTGCCGGGCATTGCGGGTGCGGGGAACGCGGGCCCAAGAAGCGGGTGACGGCGCGGTCGTCATCTCCCGGTCCGTGAACGTTGCCTACCGGGCATTGTCTGCCTGGCATTCTCTGGCGGACGCTGCCCTGTCCGCGCCGTCGCAGGGGTTCCCCGAGGGGGCCGGAGCGTCGTGCGGACAGGCAGGGAGGAAGACGGCGAATTGCCGTGGCCCAAGTGCGCATCATTATCATATTCATCGAACCGGAACAAGGCCGGGCGTAGGTCCGGACGTGGAGCGGCGGCAAAAGGGCAGAGCGGCCCGCCGCGCGCGCTCTTTGCGTCGAGTGGGGTGGGCGGCACCGTTGGCGGGCCCGAAATGGTGTCGTGCGCTTTCGCGCGCGGATGCCGGGTGCGGGGCAGGCAAGGCCCGTACGGACGGGCAGGCAGGCGGATAAGGGGGCGATGACTGCGGGGGGGGGGACGTGCCGGCCCGACGTGTTCGCCCCGACGTGTTCGCGGTGACATGTTCGCGCTGACGCGTCCGGCATGATGGGCCTGTGATGCGGGCAGGCCGGTTTTATCGCGCCACGGCGCCCGCAGGGGCCCGGAGCGCCTTGTTCCGCATCTTGGTCCGGACCGGTCCGGTTTCGCGCCGCAGGGGCCGTTTGTGCAACGATGTGCAGAATCCGTCGGTCGTCTGGACAATTCCCCACGGCGCGGCTAGGGTTGGGCCGTTCTTTTCGGTTGGACCCGCCCGCCCGTCGGGGATGCGCCCCCATTGCACTTGTCGTCCACAGCGCGGCAAGGCAGCCCCTTGGACGCTCCCCGTGGCCGCCATGGCCAAACCCCGGGCTGCCGCCCAGTCAGGCCAAGTCAGGTCAAGACAGGCCGAGGCCGGAGCAGGCCCGATCCGGCCAGCCCGAGCGCGCATGCCTTCCCGGTCCTTTTCGCTCCCCGGACCGGACCTGACAGGGCCTGCGCGGCGCGGGGCCGCCCCATCACCAAAGCGCAGACCGTACCGCCATCTTCCGTGCGCCAGGGCCGACACCATGTCGGCACGTTGCAGCCGCCCCGGTTGGTTTCGGGTCTGCCCCAATGCACGAGGTTTCATGCAGTTGCCTTTCGCTAAGCGTTCCGGAATCGTCCTGCTGATCATCCTGCTGCTGGCCGCGGCGCCGTTCGTGATGCGGCGCGGTGAGCAATCCGCAGAAACGGCCGCCGACACCACGGCTGCGGACTGCAACGCCACCGCGCCCGCCGGGCAACTGCCCCCCGAACTGCGGGCAGAAGGCGGTGCGGACGGGCAGGGAGAAGGCCAGCCCGAAGTGGTGCAGGGGGTGGTGTCCACCGGCGACACGGCGGGCAAGATCCTGCAGGAGTGGCTGTCCTCTGTGGACGTGCACACCATGGTCGCGGCCTGCGAAAAGGTCTATTCCCTCGCCAGGCTGCGGGCCGGGCAGCCCTACACCGTGGTGGCCAACGCCAGCGTGGGGGGCATAGAGCGCTTTGAATACGAGATTGACAACTCGCAGAAGCTCATCGTCAGCAAGACCAACGATTCCTTTGCCGCCCGGGTGGAACCCATCCAGTACGACGTGGACGTGGTGCGGGTGGAAGGCACCATCGAATCCAACCTGTTCCAGTCCGTGGCCGACGCGGGCGAATCGCCCACCCTTGCCATCCGCCTGGCTGACATCTTCGGCTGGGAGGTGGACTTCATCCGCGACATCCGCGAGGGCGACAGCTTCACCGTGCTGGTGGAAAAGCGCTTCCGCGACGGGGAATTCAAGGGCTACGGTAGGGTGCTGGCCGCCATCTTCACCAACCAGGACCAGACCCACCGCGCCTACCTGTTCCATGACGACCTGGGCATTCCGCAGTACTACAACCCGGAAGGCGCTTCCATGCGGCGCTCGTTCCTGAAGGCCCCGCTGTCGTTCACCCGCATTTCCAGCGGGTACACCATGACCCGCAAGCACCCCATCTTCAGCGACGTGCGGCCCCACCAGGGCGTGGACTACGCCGCGCCCACCGGTACTCCGGTCAAGGCCGTGGGCAACGGGGTGGTATCCTCCGCCGGGTGGGGCAACGGCTACGGCAACCTGATCATCCTGCGCCACTCCAACGGGTACGAAAGCTACTACGGCCACCTTTCCGGCTTTGCGCGCGGCGTGCGCAAGGGCGCCACGGTGAAGCAGGGCGACGTCATCGGCTACGTGGGGGCCACGGGCTGGGCCACCGGGCCGCACCTGGACTTCCGCCTGAAGAAGGACGGCAAGTTCATCAACCCCACCAAGAACATCAGCCCCCGCTCCGAACCCGTGGCCCGCAAGCTGCTGCCCGACTTCCGCCGCCAGATGGACGCCATCCGCCCGTATCTGGACGGTGAGGGCGACCTTGCCACGCTGGATGTGCAGAAGCTGCCCAACATCTAGATTTTGCTGCACAGATATACGCACACGGCGCGCCGTTCCCTGCGGGGGGCGGCGCGCTTTTGCGTGCCGGGCATGGGAAAGTCATCGGCAAGCCTCCGATGGCGGGTGCCGGACAGATCAGCCGGTGATGGCTCTGGGCGCGGGTGATTGCGGGTGCGAGGCGGGGCGGTGTGCTGCTTATTTTGGAAAGTTATCGGTGCGTGTCGCTTTTGAGCGACTGTGCCCCTCCTTGGTTCCAGATGCTGTTCCCGATGTGCGTTTCGCGTGAAACATGCTGTAAAGACGGGATAAATTGTGAACGCGAACGCCGGAAATCGCCATTTTCGATGGCATGGGCCATGGGCGCGGGGACTGGTTCCTGTCAGGCCCGATGGTGACAGTACATGTGCGCAAGCATGTCACCATGCCGGAATGTCGAACATTTTTTGGGAACATCAGGCGGCGTTCTGCATGCCCGAGACTGCGTGGCAGGAGGCGGCAGGCAGCCCTGCTACCCGCTGACATCCGTGGCCTTGCGGACCAACGGCTTTGTGGAGGGGAACGGGAAGGTCGTCAGGATGGCGAGGAGGAACCGGCGGCGGGTACCCCGGGCAGGGCGCAGGCAAGGTTGCGCTGCGCGGGCAGGCGGAAGGGGGGCCTCAGCACCGGCGCGCCCGTGGCCGTGGCGATGGCCGCCAGCATGCCCCGAAAGATGCGCCCGTGCACCGGAAGCAGGGCATACCAGTAGGCCAGCCCGGCCAGGCCGCGCGGCAGGAACCAGGACTGCATCCACAACTCCGTGGCTGCGGCATCCGTGGTCGTTGCCACGGCATCGCCGCCGTGTTCCGCATCCGGAACCGGGCGCACCACGAATTCCAGCAGGGCATCGCCCGGCACCTTCATTTCGGCCAGCAGCAGCAGGCGCTTGCCGGGCTGCACGTCCAGCACCCGCCAGAAGTCCAGGGCATCGCCCGTGCGCAGGGTTTCCGGGTCGCGCCTGCCGCGCCGCAGCCCCGGCCCCCCGACCAGGGTATCCAGCAGGCCGCGCAGCCGCCACAGGGCGTCGTCCTGATACCAGCCGGTATCGCCGCCGATGCGTTCCACGGGCTTCCACACGGCTTCCGGCGTGGCCGCCAGCCGCACCCCCCAGCCATCGCCCAGCAGGTGCCCGCCCGCGTAGTCTGCGTCTCCGCAGGCCACCCATTCCGGCACGGCGGGGCCGCCCGCGTCGGTCCAGCGGGTGGGCACGGCGTGGGTGCGCAGCCGGTCCAGGGCGAGGCGGACGGCCTCGGCGCAGGGCAGCAGATTCTGCGGGATGACGTCGCGGATGCGCGTTTCACTGCACACCACGCGCTGGCGCAGGCCGTGGATGAGTGGCCGCGCCAGCGCCACCGGCACCGGGGTGACCAGATGCAGCCAGTGGGCGGAGAGTTCCGGCGTCAGCAGCGGCACGGGGATGATCAGCCGTCGGCGCAGTCCCGCCTCGCGGGCGTAGATGTCGAACAGTTCCCGGTAGCTCAGCA
Above is a window of Nitratidesulfovibrio sp. SRB-5 DNA encoding:
- a CDS encoding DnaA ATPase domain-containing protein encodes the protein MLKKALRQHLQQTCQEQDLRQWYDPLAITLSTNDKRLEVQFPHSFFAQWFSATAQVTFESRLREFLGDGYVLRYSSGNGGSPQAAPAPKTARQLDYPFGARFTFDTFLSNRKNQFPVASAKEVARDGRDPHDRVYNPFVVCGGNGNGKTHLLRAIANELSRSRDENAIFCGPVDELGTRFEGLSATGAGAAQERQQARSRLCAHEVLVVDDLQRLRDQPFLQDELTFAFDHFHDHGKQMVFACSGKLADLDFLSPKLRSRLEWGLIVELREPDLDVRLKFIQHQSRSRNIQLSKEHALTLAQRFREFRHLQGILVKVGAYRQLVNRDIQDRELEQILRHTDSGKGNSLTPEAVIAATAEQFGIPARDIVGDKRQQHIVQARQVAMFLCRELLGSSFPALGRVFGGKDHSTAMYAVRKIKQLQQSDKDMQLLVTDLKRKCLTRAE
- a CDS encoding M23 family metallopeptidase; translated protein: MQLPFAKRSGIVLLIILLLAAAPFVMRRGEQSAETAADTTAADCNATAPAGQLPPELRAEGGADGQGEGQPEVVQGVVSTGDTAGKILQEWLSSVDVHTMVAACEKVYSLARLRAGQPYTVVANASVGGIERFEYEIDNSQKLIVSKTNDSFAARVEPIQYDVDVVRVEGTIESNLFQSVADAGESPTLAIRLADIFGWEVDFIRDIREGDSFTVLVEKRFRDGEFKGYGRVLAAIFTNQDQTHRAYLFHDDLGIPQYYNPEGASMRRSFLKAPLSFTRISSGYTMTRKHPIFSDVRPHQGVDYAAPTGTPVKAVGNGVVSSAGWGNGYGNLIILRHSNGYESYYGHLSGFARGVRKGATVKQGDVIGYVGATGWATGPHLDFRLKKDGKFINPTKNISPRSEPVARKLLPDFRRQMDAIRPYLDGEGDLATLDVQKLPNI
- the dnaN gene encoding DNA polymerase III subunit beta → MFLRIQKEDVIEGLQKAASIIPAKTGAAYLRSIWLKAENGSLSVLATDSNIEFRGAYAAEIEQPGLAGVQGRAFVDLLRKLPGGQITLKLDGESGNLLIEQGRRKYKLPVNDSVWFQNFSEFPADGSVMWSGDYLQELIDRIAFCISDEDAVEAIACLSLKPGAQNAIEACGLNGHQFAMLRFTHDELMAMLPPEGILIQKKYLGELKKWLGTDEVELNISEKRLHFRTGDGKETFSLPLSYYQYPDYMNFLAKLSADSVSRLELPRKDAMDALDRLLIFNTDSNRCTYFDLDGNGGAGEVMLSAQGQDVGSATETLEATYSGDIKKIAFPTRNLIEIMGHYRSERLGLTLTGSEGPCGLTGSDDSEYTVIIMPMKIVEETYYSEEEV
- a CDS encoding SDR family oxidoreductase, which encodes MPASTAPPQGTSTPDSLADTAPAASAMPATPAMQATPGQSRVPEHADAARSGAVPEPHASPKRGTVLITGATGYVGGRLAPLLLERGWNVRALARNPAKLAGRPWAAHPGCTIVRGDILDEPSLREALRGCDAVFYLVHSMNPAVAAFADADRKAACCMVRALQALRGTQHPLPRVIYLSGLLPPETDTQGHGASRVSEHLRSRAEVGEILALADAPLTVLRAAQIIGSGSASFEIIRYLVDRLPVMITPRWVHMQCQPIAISNVLEYLAGCLDHPETAGQAYDIGGPDVLSYRELFDIYAREAGLRRRLIIPVPLLTPELSAHWLHLVTPVPVALARPLIHGLRQRVVCSETRIRDVIPQNLLPCAEAVRLALDRLRTHAVPTRWTDAGGPAVPEWVACGDADYAGGHLLGDGWGVRLAATPEAVWKPVERIGGDTGWYQDDALWRLRGLLDTLVGGPGLRRGRRDPETLRTGDALDFWRVLDVQPGKRLLLLAEMKVPGDALLEFVVRPVPDAEHGGDAVATTTDAAATELWMQSWFLPRGLAGLAYWYALLPVHGRIFRGMLAAIATATGAPVLRPPFRLPAQRNLACALPGVPAAGSSSPS